In Alkalihalobacterium alkalinitrilicum, a genomic segment contains:
- the zwf gene encoding glucose-6-phosphate dehydrogenase: MEAMTFVLFGATGDLAKRKIFPALYNLFLDQKLPLPISIIGVGRGDLSDTDFQNHVEDSLKTFSRRSLNDDSNLEVFIRAFRYSQVDAIKAEGYKGLLELVKQREEELNIPENRMFYLSVAPEFFNVIAFNIKESGLGSTKGWKRLIIEKPFGHDLKSAQELNDKLSKAFDEEEIFRIDHYLGKPMVQNLEALGFANPVLQALWNNQYIANVQITASETVGVEERAGYYDQAGAIRDMFQNHMLQMLMMTAMQLPKQISAEEIRNEKRKVIESLRPLKKEDVVHHVIRGQYGPGEIQGKPVVGYTGEPEVAPSSLNDTFVAARLCVDDDFWRGVPFYIRTGKRMTEKSTRIVIEFKNTLKDLYRTQEEETAPNLLVIEINPNESVTLQLNSKNPLNNGKIEPVNVDFSAKQTDVPEAYELLIYDAMRGDSTFFAHWKEVELSWKWVQPILEAFEENTIPLQLYPSGSMGPDASHQLLAEEGYKWW, from the coding sequence GAGGCAATGACATTTGTCTTATTTGGGGCGACAGGGGACTTAGCAAAAAGAAAAATATTCCCAGCTCTATATAATTTATTTTTGGATCAAAAATTACCTCTGCCCATCTCAATTATTGGGGTGGGCAGAGGAGATTTATCAGATACTGATTTCCAAAACCATGTGGAAGATTCCTTAAAAACATTTTCTAGACGATCACTAAATGACGATTCAAACCTTGAAGTGTTTATCCGTGCCTTTCGGTATAGCCAAGTAGATGCTATCAAGGCTGAAGGATATAAAGGATTACTTGAACTCGTTAAACAACGTGAAGAAGAATTGAATATTCCAGAAAATCGTATGTTCTACCTATCTGTTGCTCCAGAGTTTTTTAATGTGATTGCTTTCAACATTAAAGAGAGTGGTCTAGGTTCTACTAAAGGTTGGAAACGTCTAATTATCGAAAAACCGTTTGGACATGACTTAAAATCAGCTCAAGAATTAAACGATAAACTAAGTAAAGCTTTTGATGAAGAAGAAATTTTTCGCATCGACCACTATCTTGGAAAGCCGATGGTACAAAACCTGGAAGCGTTAGGATTTGCAAATCCAGTGCTTCAAGCATTATGGAACAACCAATACATTGCAAATGTGCAAATTACTGCAAGCGAAACAGTTGGGGTTGAAGAGAGAGCTGGTTATTATGATCAAGCTGGGGCTATTCGCGACATGTTTCAAAATCATATGCTGCAAATGTTGATGATGACAGCAATGCAGCTGCCAAAACAAATTAGTGCAGAAGAGATCCGCAATGAAAAGAGAAAAGTAATAGAATCACTTCGTCCATTAAAGAAAGAGGATGTGGTGCATCATGTGATTCGAGGTCAATATGGTCCTGGTGAAATCCAAGGTAAACCAGTTGTTGGGTATACAGGAGAACCTGAAGTTGCTCCTTCTTCTTTAAATGACACATTTGTGGCTGCCCGTCTATGTGTGGATGATGATTTTTGGAGAGGGGTTCCTTTCTATATCCGTACAGGAAAAAGAATGACAGAGAAATCCACCCGAATTGTGATTGAATTCAAAAATACTTTAAAGGATTTGTATAGGACTCAAGAAGAAGAAACTGCGCCAAATCTTTTAGTGATTGAAATCAATCCAAACGAAAGTGTTACATTACAATTAAATAGTAAAAACCCATTAAACAATGGAAAAATCGAACCAGTCAATGTTGATTTTTCTGCTAAGCAAACGGATGTTCCTGAAGCGTATGAGCTTTTAATTTACGATGCAATGCGTGGCGACTCAACATTCTTTGCACATTGGAAAGAAGTGGAGTTGTCTTGGAAATGGGTACAGCCTATCTTAGAGGCTTTTGAGGAAAATACAATTCCCCTTCAATTATATCCATCCGGGTCAATGGGACCAGATGCTTCCCATCAATTATTGGCAGAGGAAGGATATAAATGGTGGTAG